Proteins encoded within one genomic window of Kibdelosporangium phytohabitans:
- a CDS encoding CPBP family intramembrane glutamic endopeptidase translates to MVVTDSAERRSIKIELVVVFTVTLGMSGLRSLLSLVDSLLRPEPLSSQSVALNVPQAKLDLLDLLRQLLSATQLFGWGALGLYLLWRAGNRLADVGLDRRFIGSDTLRGAGLAALIGIPGLGLYLVAYSIGANLEVMPTTLTDTWWRPIALTISAAGNAWAEEVLVVGYLITRLRQLGFGENKSLVVSSVLRGSYHLYQGFGGFVGNVVMGLVFGRVWQKTTRLWPLVIAHTLLDVVAFVGYSLLRGVSWLP, encoded by the coding sequence ATGGTCGTGACCGACTCGGCCGAGCGCCGTTCGATCAAGATCGAGCTGGTCGTCGTGTTCACGGTGACGCTCGGCATGTCCGGCTTGCGCTCGCTGCTGAGCCTGGTGGACTCCCTGCTGCGGCCGGAGCCGCTGTCGAGCCAGAGCGTGGCGCTCAACGTGCCGCAGGCCAAGCTCGACCTGCTGGACCTGCTCAGGCAACTGCTCAGCGCGACGCAGCTGTTCGGCTGGGGCGCGCTCGGGCTGTACCTGTTGTGGCGCGCGGGCAACAGGCTCGCGGACGTCGGGCTCGACCGGCGGTTCATCGGCAGCGACACGCTGCGGGGCGCCGGCCTGGCCGCGCTGATCGGCATTCCGGGCCTGGGGCTGTACCTGGTGGCGTACTCGATCGGCGCCAACCTCGAGGTGATGCCGACGACGCTGACCGACACGTGGTGGCGGCCGATCGCGCTGACGATCTCGGCGGCGGGCAACGCGTGGGCCGAGGAGGTCCTGGTGGTCGGGTACCTGATCACCAGGCTGCGGCAACTCGGGTTCGGCGAGAACAAGTCACTGGTGGTCTCGTCGGTGCTGCGGGGGTCGTACCACCTCTACCAGGGGTTCGGCGGGTTCGTCGGGAATGTCGTGATGGGACTCGTGTTCGGGCGGGTCTGGCAGAAGACGACCCGGCTGTGGCCGCTGGTCATCGCCCACACGCTGCTCGACGTGGTCGCGTTCGTCGGCTATTCGTTGCTGCGCGGGGTTTCCTGGCTTCCCTGA
- a CDS encoding PPOX class F420-dependent oxidoreductase encodes MARRIATKDKVDRAALIDFLRPRHHTILVTRRADGSPQMSPVACGVDTEGRVVISTYPQRAKAVNARRDPRVSLCTLSDDWDGPYVQVDGQAEVLDMPDAVEPLVEYFRCIAGEHPDWDEYRAAMRAQNKSLIRVTIERWGPVCTGGFPPELAD; translated from the coding sequence ATGGCTCGACGGATCGCGACGAAAGACAAAGTGGACCGTGCGGCACTGATCGATTTCCTGCGCCCCCGGCACCACACCATCCTGGTCACGCGACGCGCGGACGGCAGCCCGCAGATGTCACCGGTGGCCTGCGGCGTGGACACCGAAGGCCGTGTGGTCATCTCGACCTACCCGCAGCGGGCCAAAGCGGTCAACGCGCGCCGTGACCCGCGTGTTTCGCTGTGCACGCTGTCCGACGACTGGGACGGCCCGTACGTGCAGGTCGACGGGCAGGCCGAGGTGCTGGACATGCCGGACGCCGTCGAACCGCTCGTCGAATACTTCCGGTGCATCGCGGGCGAGCACCCCGACTGGGACGAGTACCGCGCGGCCATGCGTGCCCAGAACAAGAGCCTCATCCGGGTGACGATCGAGCGCTGGGGACCGGTCTGCACCGGCGGGTTCCCGCCCGAGCTGGCCGACTAG
- a CDS encoding DUF2470 domain-containing protein — MTETPTPAERARTIATRGGKATLMPSAEGAGKVIPLTHHVHADGVASVLVAQSNPFVQAAWAAPRGELAAMLELADTAPVPLREPVRGLLWFTGWVRALSDDEARRAAVLVAEERPDPRLLDVGHGATMLQLIPASLVLADAEGTHSLRLEDFTAATPDPFCAYEADWLRHLELAHTDVVSLLGRHLPDELRGGHIRPLGLDRFGLRLRVEADDADHDVRLAFEQPVTTTAELANELRRLVGCPFLAETRKRY; from the coding sequence GTGACCGAGACACCCACTCCCGCCGAGCGTGCGCGCACGATCGCCACGCGCGGGGGCAAGGCCACACTGATGCCGTCCGCCGAAGGCGCAGGCAAAGTCATCCCATTGACGCACCACGTGCACGCGGACGGCGTCGCCAGCGTGCTCGTCGCCCAGAGCAACCCGTTCGTGCAGGCCGCGTGGGCGGCGCCACGGGGTGAGCTCGCGGCGATGCTCGAACTCGCGGACACCGCGCCTGTGCCGCTGCGGGAGCCCGTGCGCGGCCTGCTGTGGTTCACCGGCTGGGTGCGCGCACTGTCGGACGACGAGGCCAGGCGAGCCGCGGTGCTGGTCGCCGAGGAGCGCCCGGATCCGCGTCTGCTCGACGTCGGTCACGGCGCCACCATGCTGCAGCTCATCCCCGCCTCGCTCGTCCTCGCCGACGCCGAGGGCACGCATTCGCTGCGGCTGGAGGATTTCACCGCCGCGACACCGGACCCGTTCTGCGCTTACGAGGCGGACTGGTTGCGGCACTTGGAACTCGCGCACACCGACGTGGTGTCGCTGCTGGGCCGCCACCTGCCGGACGAGCTGCGCGGCGGGCACATCCGGCCGCTCGGCCTTGACCGGTTCGGCCTGCGGCTGCGTGTCGAGGCCGACGACGCCGACCACGACGTGCGGCTGGCGTTCGAGCAGCCCGTCACCACGACAGCCGAGCTGGCCAACGAACTGCGCCGCCTGGTCGGCTGCCCGTTCCTCGCCGAAACCAGGAAGCGGTACTGA
- a CDS encoding SDR family NAD(P)-dependent oxidoreductase, which produces MGDFDGKAVIVTGGGTGIGRATARSFAAQGADVLVVGRTAARLDETADGAGIRTLVADIAEPGAADHIVDTAVGTFGRLDVLVNNAAILKQDDNRAGVEEMLATNLLAPLYLTQAATPHVSVVINVTTSIGQRGWPVPGGTVYGAAKMALESLTRSWAVHLAPKGIRVAAVAPGPIDTPMPEHQGLRPAEVDALRDKMVGYVPLGRIGRPEEVAFWIVQLARPEAAFTSGVVLPVDGAAVVG; this is translated from the coding sequence ATGGGAGATTTCGACGGCAAAGCCGTGATCGTGACCGGCGGCGGAACAGGCATCGGACGGGCCACCGCGCGGTCCTTCGCAGCTCAAGGCGCGGACGTGCTGGTGGTCGGGCGCACCGCGGCGCGGCTGGACGAGACAGCCGACGGGGCAGGCATCAGGACTCTCGTCGCCGACATCGCGGAACCAGGAGCGGCTGACCACATCGTGGACACCGCTGTCGGGACGTTCGGGCGGCTCGACGTCCTGGTGAACAACGCGGCCATCCTCAAACAGGACGACAACCGCGCCGGAGTGGAGGAAATGCTGGCGACGAACCTGCTGGCACCGCTCTACCTCACCCAAGCCGCGACCCCGCACGTGAGCGTGGTGATCAACGTGACGACGTCGATCGGGCAGCGGGGCTGGCCAGTCCCGGGCGGGACGGTCTACGGCGCCGCGAAAATGGCACTGGAGTCGTTGACCCGCAGCTGGGCGGTGCACCTCGCGCCGAAGGGGATCCGGGTCGCAGCCGTCGCGCCCGGACCGATCGACACGCCGATGCCCGAACACCAGGGACTCCGCCCGGCTGAAGTCGATGCGTTGCGGGACAAGATGGTCGGATACGTACCGCTGGGCAGGATCGGCCGGCCCGAGGAAGTGGCGTTCTGGATCGTCCAGCTCGCCAGGCCGGAGGCGGCGTTCACATCCGGCGTGGTGCTGCCGGTCGACGGTGCGGCCGTGGTCGGATAA
- a CDS encoding MerR family transcriptional regulator: MRIGQLAKRTGVTTRALRFYEEQGLLTSRRMANGYRDYDEIAVTRVTNIRYLLDAGLTLEDVHAFQVCLDGDMANARIGTAVAEVARRRLAVLDKRIADLVAVRDHLASQLVMAGPTAPTSRRAPAKH, encoded by the coding sequence GTGCGGATCGGACAGTTGGCGAAGCGGACAGGCGTGACAACCAGGGCGCTCCGATTCTACGAAGAGCAAGGTTTGCTGACCTCACGGCGAATGGCCAACGGTTACCGCGACTACGACGAGATCGCCGTCACCCGCGTCACCAACATCCGATACCTGCTGGACGCCGGGCTGACCTTGGAGGACGTCCACGCTTTCCAGGTCTGCCTCGATGGAGACATGGCGAACGCACGCATAGGCACGGCCGTGGCCGAGGTGGCCCGGCGACGCCTTGCCGTGCTGGACAAGCGCATCGCCGATCTTGTCGCCGTACGAGACCACCTCGCCAGCCAACTGGTCATGGCAGGCCCCACGGCGCCGACGAGTCGCCGGGCACCGGCGAAACACTGA